TTCCGCCGCGCTGGCGTTCAACACCGTGTTCCACTTGATGCCGGTGGGAAAGCCGGCGCCGCCGCGCCCGCGCAGGCCCGATTGCGTTACTTCCTCGACGATCTCGGAGGGGCTCAGGGTCAGGGCGCGCTCTAATCCGGCAAAGCCGCCATGGGCGCGGTAATCCGCCACCGACAGCGGATCGATCAGGCCACAACGGGCGAAGGTCAGCCGCTGCTGGTGCTTGAAATAGAAAATCTCCTCGGTCAAGCCGTGACCCAGCGGATGGGGCTGACCGTCGAGGAAACCGGCGTCGAACAGCTCCGCCACCTGATCGGGCGCGACCGGGCCATAGGCGACGCGGCCTTGATTGGTGACCACCTCGACCAGCGGTTCCAACCACAGCATGCCGCGTGAGCCGTTGCGGATGATCTGCACCGGCAGACGGCGGGCTTCTGCCTCGGCGGCGATGGCGGCGGCCACCGCATCGGCGCCCACCGACAAGGCGGCGGCATCGCAGGGGACATAGAGGGTGACGGGCTTGCTCATGCCAGGGCTCCGTCCAGACGGGCTGGGCTCAGGCGGCCCAACAGACGGTCGTCAACCAGGGCCGACGGCCCCAGGGCGCAATTGCCCAGGCAATAGACCGCCTCCAGGGTGAAGGCGCCGTCACCGCCGCTCTGGCCCAGATCAAGGCCCAGCTTGGCTTTCAGATGTTCGACCAAAGTGTCGGAGCCACGGGCCTGACAGGCCTCGGCGACGCAGACCTTGACCACATGGCGACCGGAGCGCGACTGGCGGAATTCGTGGTAGAAGCTGATCACTCCGTGGATTTCCGCCTGCGACAGGTTCAACGCCGCGGCCAGCAGCGGCACCGCCGCCTGATCCACGTAGCCGAACTCTTCTTGCAAGGCGTGCAGCATGGGCAACAGCGCACCGCGCAAGGCCCGATGGCTCTCAATGATGGCGCGGGCACGCTCGGCGTTCCAGTCGATGGCTGTCATCGCGCGGGGGACTCCCTGTCGGTGCTTTGGTTGTGTCGGGCGCACCTTCAGGCGTCGCCAAACTATCGTTGGCGTTACCCTGAAACATTCATGGCAGGGGTTTCAAATACAAAATCCCCATGCTGCGATAGCAAATAGCTATCAAACCCTGCCCGACCGGGTGGCCTGAGTGGCGGTCCAGACGATGCCGTTGCGGGCCAGCGCCTCCTTGACCAGCAGGGGAATGCGCGACGCCAGCTTTTCCGCCGAGGCAATGGCAGCAAGGGCTTTGGCCGCCGGCACCACCGGCGAGCGGTCGGCATAGACAATACCGACGACATAAGTGACGTCCGGCGTTACCAAGGGAAAAGCTATCAACTCTTCCGGCAGCCGCATCAGCCCCAGCAACTGGCCGGGGACGATGGACGACCATGGCCCATGCTGGACGGCGGTGAAGATGTTGATCATGGAATTGGTTTCCACCGCCGGGGCCACCTTGTGCCCGGCCATCAGGAAGGCGGCATCGGCGATGCGGCGGTTTTGCATGTCCGGGGTCAGCAGGCACAACGGCATCTGCGCCGCCTCGCCCCAGGTGATGTCGACCCGGCCCTGGGGGGCCTTTTGCTTGTGGGTCAGCAGAAAATAGCGCTCGGAATAAAGCGGCTGCATACGCACGCCGGTGAGTGGCTCGTTGTCCAGATAGGTGATACCGGCATCGAGCTCGAAATTATCCAGGCCGCGCTGGATTTGCCGCGACGACAGCGACAGGATGGAGACGCGGATACCGGGATGACGGGCGGTGAACGGCGAGACCAGATGGGCGACCATGGGCAGCGCCGTGGGAATGACGCCCAGGCGCAATTGCCCCGACAATTCCTGCCCCGGCGCCCCCAGATCCTGCACCAGGGACTCGAAATCGCCGCAGATGCGGCGGGCGTATTCCAGCACCTTCTCCCCTTCCGGGGTGAATTTGAGGAAACGGTGGCCGCGCTCGACGATGGGAACGCGCAACTCCTCTTCCAACTGGCGGATGGCGTTGGAAAGCGTCGGCTGGGCGACGTTGCAAAACGTGGCGGCACGACCGAAATGCCGCTCCCGCGCCAGGGCCATCAGATATTGGAATTTGCGCAGCATCGCCAATCCCCAGGGTTCAGCGTCCCAGCAAGCCGTCGATTTCCGCCTGGGCCATGGCCCGGTCGCCGCCGTGGATGATGCCCGAGGCGCAATCCATCAGCAATTGGGCGGCGCGCGATATGGCTCGGCAGTTCTCCTGCAACAACTCGGCTTCGGCACCATCGGCGATCAGGTGGTCCAGACGATCAAGGCCGTCCAACAGCAGGTCGTTGATCTGGCCGATGGTAGCCTCGAACGGCTGGCGGTACTTGGACGGCACCCGGTCATAGGCCTCGATGGCCAGCTGCTTATCGGAAAAGGTGGAATCGGCAAAGTGGGACTTATAGTCCTTGGGCGCCCAGGCCTTGCACTCCTCGATCATGTCCGGCATATCCGGCAGCATGTCGAGCAGCATGACGATCTCGTTGAAGTGATTGAGATAATCGGTCGCCAACAAAGTCTGGCAACTGATATTGGTGCCCGCGACCTTGACTCGGTATTCCTCGAACCCCGTCAATTCATCCGGCGGAATTTCACTGTCCACCTTATACCCTCTCCCAGCGCTCCCCGTGGGGGTCATCCTGGCCTGTTGTCGGTCACAATTCAAGCAATCTGGTTGTTTGGTCTAGGCCCGATGGTAGGGGTGGCCCGACAAGATGGCTTGGGCCCGCCACAATTGTTCCGCCACCATGGCCCGGACCAGCATGTGCGGCCAAGTCATGGCGCCGAACGACAGCAGCAGGGCGGCACGGTCGCGCACCGCTTGGCCGTGGCCGTCGGCGCCGCCGATGACAAAAGCCAGATCGGCGGTTCCGTCGTCGCGCCAGCGCCCCACCCGGGTGGCGAAATCCACCGACCCCATGGCCTTGCCGCGCTCGTCCAGCGCCACCACCACCGCCTGAGGCGGCAGGGTGGCCAGCAACAAATCCGCCTCGCGCGCCATGCGCTCGGGCGTGGGCAGCGGGCGTTTTTCCTCGACCTCGCGCACGGCGATGGGCACGCTCAGGCGTTTGGAATATTGGTTGAACAGGTCAAGCTCGGGACCGGGCTTGACCCGGCCCACGGCAGCCAGCCACAGACGCAAGACCGTGCCCTAAAGCGGACGCGCTTCCGGCCGGGCGACGCCCCACATCTTTTCCAGATTGTAGAAGGCGCGAACCTCGGGGCGGAACAGGTGGATGATGATGTCACCGGCGTCGATCAGCACCCAATCGCACTGGGGCATGCCCTCGACCGCGACCGGTTGGCCGGCATGTTTCAGCTTTTCCATCAGGTGATCGGCCATGGCTCCCACTTGGCGGCTGGAATTGCCGGTGGCGATGACCATATGGTCGGCCATGCTGGTCTTGCCGCGCAGGTCCACTACCGAGATATCCTCGGCCTTGCCGTCGTCCAGCGACGTGTACACCAGTGAAACCAGCTCTTCCGCCGTCAAGGCAGCGGATTTAGGTCGGGGCAGAATCGGTTTACTCCTTCAAGTGTGCAGCACGAAGCGCCGTGGCTGAAGCGGGGTGCAGGCGGGTGTGCAAAAACACCCAAGCCGGCGGTTGATGGGCGGCCAGACCGCGAGCTCCGGTCGCTTTTTGTCGATAAGCGGCCATGAAACGGGCGGCAGGCGCAGCCAAAGCCTTCCGAGAATAGGGAGAGCGCGCCAAAATCGCAATGGGTACCAGGGCAAAGATGCGTTTCCACTGCCGCCAGCGGGTCATCTGCGCCAGATTGTCGGCCCCCATCAGCCAGACGAAACGGGCCTTGGGGAAACGCTGGCGCAGCTTGACCAGGGTATGGGCGGAATAGGTGGTGCCCAAGCGCGCTTCCAAGCCGGTGCCGATCAGGCGCGGATGGCCGGCCAAAATCCGGTTGGTCCAATCCAGACGCTGGGCCTGCGGCGCCATGCCGGCCACCGGCTTCAACGGATTCTGCGGACTGACCAACAGCCACACCTGATCCAGCCGCAACCGCTTGAGGGCGATTTCCGCCACATGGCGATGACCGGCATGGGCTGGGTTGAACGACCCGCCCAACAGACCGATGCGCACCGCGCGGTTATCCCCCCAGGGGCTGGGTGCCAACATGGTTCAGCCGGGCCGGATCTGGCCCGAGCCCAGCACCTTGTACTTGAAGGTGCACAATTGCTCGATTCCGACCGGGCCGCGCGCATGCATGCGACCGGTGGAAATGCCGATTTCCGCCCCCATGCCGAACTCGCCGCCATCGGCGAACTGGGTCGAGGCATTCCAGCAGACGATGGCCGAATCGCAGCCGTTGAGGAACACTTCCGCCGTCGCCGGGTTGGCGGTGATGATGGCCTCGGTGTGCTGACTGGAATGGCGGTTGATATGCTCGACCGCACCTTGCACACCGTCCACCAGCTTCACCGAGATGATCGAATCCAGATATTCGGTATCCCAATCCGCAGCCGTTGCGGCGATGACGCGGGCATCGACTTCCTGGGTGGCCGCGTCGCCGCGCACCTCGCAGCTGGACTCCAGCAGCATGGTCACCAAGGGTGCCAGATGGCTGGCCGCCACCGCCTTGTCCACCAGCAAGGTCTCGGTCGAGCCGCAGACGCCGGTGCGGCGCAGCTTGGCGTTCTTGACCACGTCCAGCGCCATGGCCAGATCAGCATCCTTGTCCACATAGGTGTGACAGATGCCTTCCAGATGCTGGAACAAGGGCACCTTGCTTTCCGCCTTGACCCGGGCCACCAAGCCCTTGCCGCCCCGGGGCACGATGACGTCGATATGTTTGTCCATGGTCAGCATCACACCCACCGCCGCGCGGTCGGTAGTCGGCACCATCTGCACCGAATCCTCGGGCAGGTCAGCGGCGCGGATGCCGGCGCGCAGGGCCGTCATGATGGCGGTGGCGGAATGAATGCTTTCCGAGCCGCCACGCAAGATGGCGGCATTGCCCGATTTCAGGCACAGGGCGGCGGCATCGGCGGTGACGTTGGGCCGGCTTTCATAGATGATGCCGATGACCCCCAGAGGCACGGCGACGCGCTCGATGTGCAGACCGTTGGGGCGATCCCACTCGGCCAGCACGCGGCCTACCGGATCGGGCAGCGCGGCGACGTCCTCCAGCCCCTTGGCCATGGCCTCGATGCGCTTGTCGTCCAGCATCAGCCGATCCAGCATGGCCGCGCTCAGTCCTTTGGCGGCGCCGGCGGCCATATCCTGGCCATTGGCGGCGGCGATGGCCGGCGCGGTGGCACGCAAGGCGGCGGCGGCTTCCCGTAAGGCGGCGGCCTTGGCCGCATCCGGGGCCTGGGCCAGCAGACGGGCGGCGGCACGGGCACGATCGCCCAGGTCGAACATCAGGGTTTGAATGTCGGTCATCTTTTTGTTTCCACTACAGAAACTGTGAGTTTCGTATTGAACCTCATAGGGGTCACCCCTCCATCACCAGATCGTCGCGATGGATGATTTCGTCACGACCGCGATAGCCCAGCACGCTTTCGATGTCGGCGGATTTGCGGCCCATGATGGCACGGGCATCGTCGGCGGCATAGGCCGACAGGCCACGCCCGATCACCCGCCCTGCCCCATCGCGCACCAAAACGCAATCGCCGCGGTCGAACTCGCCGTCGATGGCGCGGATGCCTGCCGGCAGCAGGCTTTTGCCCGAGGCCAAGGCCCGCGCGGCGCCGTCATCCAGATGCAGGCTGCCCATGGGCGACATGGAACCGGCGATCCATTGCTTGCGCGCCGTCATCGGCCCGGCGGACGGCAGGAACCAGGTGACGCGGGCGCCGTTTTCCAGGGCGGTCAGCGGATGCAGCGGCTCACCCTTGCAGATGGCCATGCGGCAGCCCGCCGACAGGCAGATCTTGGCCGCCACCAGCTTGGTGACCATGCCGCCGGTGCCGACGCTGGAGCCGGGATCGCCGGCCATGGCCTCGATGTCCGGGGTGATCTCGGTGACTTCGGCCAGGAAACGGGCATCGGGGTTCTTGCGCGGATCGGCGGTGTACAACCCGTCGATGTCGGAAAACAGCACCAAGGCATCGGCGCCGCTCATCTGCGCCACCCGCGCCGCCAGCCGGTCATTATCGCCGAAACGGATTTCGGTGGTGGCCACCGTGTCGTTTTCGTTGATCACCGGCACCGCGCCCAGGCGCAGCAAGGTATCCAAAGTGTTGCGGGCATTAAGGAAGCGCCGGCGGTCCTCGGAATCGGCCAGGGTCAACAAGACCTGGGCGACGGTGATGCCGTGACGCTCCAACGCTTCCTGATAGGCATGGGCCAGCCGGATTTGCCCGGTCGCCGCCGCCGCCTGCTTTTCTTCCAGCCGCAACGGCGGTGTCAGGCCGAGATGGCGACGGCCCACCGCCACCGCCCCCGACGACACCAGGATCACCTCTTGGCCGCGCGCCCGCAGCCGGGCGACGTCGTCGCACAAGCTGTCCATCCAGGCGCGGCGGATATGGCCGCTGGCCTCGTCCACCAGCAGGCTGGAGCCGATCTTGACGATCAGCCGGCGGGCCTCATTGATTGGGTTGGTCGTCACCGTCATCTTCGTCGTCTTCATCTTCTTCGTCGATGATCTCGTCTTCGTCATCGACGGAATCGTCGTCCACTTCAGCCGCGACTTCTTCCTCGTCCTCGTCGTCCTCGTACCAGATCCATTCGCCGTTGGCGCCCCAATAGCCTTCCTCGAACTGGGCATCGGGGTCTTCGGCATCCTTGCGGCGACG
This is a stretch of genomic DNA from Magnetospirillum gryphiswaldense MSR-1 v2. It encodes these proteins:
- a CDS encoding formate dehydrogenase subunit gamma gives rise to the protein MTAIDWNAERARAIIESHRALRGALLPMLHALQEEFGYVDQAAVPLLAAALNLSQAEIHGVISFYHEFRQSRSGRHVVKVCVAEACQARGSDTLVEHLKAKLGLDLGQSGGDGAFTLEAVYCLGNCALGPSALVDDRLLGRLSPARLDGALA
- a CDS encoding LysR family transcriptional regulator; amino-acid sequence: MLRKFQYLMALARERHFGRAATFCNVAQPTLSNAIRQLEEELRVPIVERGHRFLKFTPEGEKVLEYARRICGDFESLVQDLGAPGQELSGQLRLGVIPTALPMVAHLVSPFTARHPGIRVSILSLSSRQIQRGLDNFELDAGITYLDNEPLTGVRMQPLYSERYFLLTHKQKAPQGRVDITWGEAAQMPLCLLTPDMQNRRIADAAFLMAGHKVAPAVETNSMINIFTAVQHGPWSSIVPGQLLGLMRLPEELIAFPLVTPDVTYVVGIVYADRSPVVPAAKALAAIASAEKLASRIPLLVKEALARNGIVWTATQATRSGRV
- the rlmH gene encoding 23S rRNA (pseudouridine(1915)-N(3))-methyltransferase RlmH, whose protein sequence is MRLWLAAVGRVKPGPELDLFNQYSKRLSVPIAVREVEEKRPLPTPERMAREADLLLATLPPQAVVVALDERGKAMGSVDFATRVGRWRDDGTADLAFVIGGADGHGQAVRDRAALLLSFGAMTWPHMLVRAMVAEQLWRAQAILSGHPYHRA
- the rsfS gene encoding ribosome silencing factor, with amino-acid sequence MYTSLDDGKAEDISVVDLRGKTSMADHMVIATGNSSRQVGAMADHLMEKLKHAGQPVAVEGMPQCDWVLIDAGDIIIHLFRPEVRAFYNLEKMWGVARPEARPL
- a CDS encoding nicotinate-nucleotide adenylyltransferase, which codes for MLAPSPWGDNRAVRIGLLGGSFNPAHAGHRHVAEIALKRLRLDQVWLLVSPQNPLKPVAGMAPQAQRLDWTNRILAGHPRLIGTGLEARLGTTYSAHTLVKLRQRFPKARFVWLMGADNLAQMTRWRQWKRIFALVPIAILARSPYSRKALAAPAARFMAAYRQKATGARGLAAHQPPAWVFLHTRLHPASATALRAAHLKE
- a CDS encoding glutamate-5-semialdehyde dehydrogenase; this encodes MTDIQTLMFDLGDRARAAARLLAQAPDAAKAAALREAAAALRATAPAIAAANGQDMAAGAAKGLSAAMLDRLMLDDKRIEAMAKGLEDVAALPDPVGRVLAEWDRPNGLHIERVAVPLGVIGIIYESRPNVTADAAALCLKSGNAAILRGGSESIHSATAIMTALRAGIRAADLPEDSVQMVPTTDRAAVGVMLTMDKHIDVIVPRGGKGLVARVKAESKVPLFQHLEGICHTYVDKDADLAMALDVVKNAKLRRTGVCGSTETLLVDKAVAASHLAPLVTMLLESSCEVRGDAATQEVDARVIAATAADWDTEYLDSIISVKLVDGVQGAVEHINRHSSQHTEAIITANPATAEVFLNGCDSAIVCWNASTQFADGGEFGMGAEIGISTGRMHARGPVGIEQLCTFKYKVLGSGQIRPG
- the proB gene encoding glutamate 5-kinase; the encoded protein is MKTTKMTVTTNPINEARRLIVKIGSSLLVDEASGHIRRAWMDSLCDDVARLRARGQEVILVSSGAVAVGRRHLGLTPPLRLEEKQAAAATGQIRLAHAYQEALERHGITVAQVLLTLADSEDRRRFLNARNTLDTLLRLGAVPVINENDTVATTEIRFGDNDRLAARVAQMSGADALVLFSDIDGLYTADPRKNPDARFLAEVTEITPDIEAMAGDPGSSVGTGGMVTKLVAAKICLSAGCRMAICKGEPLHPLTALENGARVTWFLPSAGPMTARKQWIAGSMSPMGSLHLDDGAARALASGKSLLPAGIRAIDGEFDRGDCVLVRDGAGRVIGRGLSAYAADDARAIMGRKSADIESVLGYRGRDEIIHRDDLVMEG